The bacterium genome window below encodes:
- a CDS encoding FAD-dependent oxidoreductase, producing the protein MARYTDFELPIVVSGVRFRNPFYVSSGPTTMTIEQLEKIRDCGWGAASLKLTVYPLPYINRAPRYGYYPNSGIFSFTAEKRLLLDELLKLIEEGKKKTPELVLFANITYAGDKGPEGWAEMAKKCESAGVDIIELNMCCPNMSFNVEVSGEDKGGPKTGASMGKEQGVATQIVSSVKSAIKIPLFLKLTPEGGQIGKIAKAAFEAGADVVGGTANRLGVPPINLDDPTRSMYYLQKEIGMACLAGKWLKPLALRDVYEMRKNCGPDKVLTGVGGVSDWQDAVEMVMCGADLIGICAETLVRGFGFFPELLYGFKKYMTDKGYQTTRDMRDILVPAITSAPELTLYPGNARIKDPRPVAPCIFNCPNSVPAQGYIRRVAEGRYEEAYQLIMSKSPLQSICGKICDYPCESACTRGLKDEPIMIREIKRFVLNMAEEKGWKPNILNKKGTPKQDKVAVVGSGPAGIATAFDLARAGYKVTIFEAAPKAGGMLRYGIPAFRLNDEELDKEIDTLLNLGVEIKTEMVMEKDFTVQSLKDKGYKSVFIGIGAQKGTKLNVPGETNSKGCMDAVSFLKDPHSKKENVEGKRVAVIGGGFTAVDAARTALRLGAAEVFILYRRTRDEMPATEQEVWEAEEEGVKIMYLAAPVEIVSEEGCLKGIRLVNYILEEKVDISGRRRPIEVCGTEFILRAECLITALGQWVEAGTLPVDEKGYIKADPLTCAVDIEGVYAGGDCVSGPADVIQAIAMGKRAAVSIDKFLSGEEKAFLEYAPVDIEADKERVLLLHGKEPRAWRPKIENRPALERAKDFDGYAPVLTEEQAVKEASRCLACGCGAGCEICVELCKMFANKLDDNGRIYVDEEKCVACGMCIQRCPNKTLEMIQTDDKPI; encoded by the coding sequence ATGGCTCGTTACACTGATTTTGAACTTCCTATAGTGGTTTCTGGAGTTAGATTTCGCAACCCTTTTTATGTTTCCTCTGGACCTACCACAATGACTATTGAACAACTAGAAAAAATAAGAGATTGCGGTTGGGGAGCTGCAAGCCTTAAACTTACTGTCTACCCTCTTCCATATATAAATAGAGCCCCCAGATATGGGTACTACCCCAATAGTGGTATCTTTTCTTTTACAGCAGAAAAGAGGCTTCTTCTTGATGAGTTATTAAAATTGATAGAAGAAGGTAAGAAAAAAACACCTGAATTAGTTCTTTTTGCAAATATTACTTACGCAGGCGACAAAGGTCCGGAAGGATGGGCTGAGATGGCTAAAAAATGTGAGTCTGCTGGAGTTGATATTATAGAGTTAAATATGTGTTGCCCCAATATGTCTTTTAATGTTGAGGTATCCGGAGAAGATAAAGGTGGACCTAAGACAGGGGCAAGTATGGGAAAAGAGCAAGGTGTAGCAACTCAAATTGTTAGTTCTGTTAAATCTGCAATAAAAATTCCTCTATTTTTAAAACTGACTCCTGAAGGAGGTCAGATAGGCAAAATTGCTAAAGCAGCGTTTGAAGCAGGCGCTGATGTTGTTGGAGGTACGGCTAACCGTCTTGGAGTGCCCCCTATTAATCTGGACGACCCTACACGCTCTATGTACTACCTTCAGAAAGAGATAGGAATGGCTTGTTTAGCTGGAAAATGGTTAAAACCGCTTGCACTTAGAGATGTGTATGAGATGCGAAAAAACTGTGGCCCAGATAAGGTTCTTACTGGGGTTGGAGGTGTCTCTGATTGGCAAGACGCTGTTGAAATGGTTATGTGTGGTGCTGATTTAATAGGTATTTGTGCTGAAACTCTTGTCAGAGGGTTTGGGTTTTTCCCTGAACTTCTTTATGGATTTAAAAAATATATGACAGATAAAGGGTACCAAACAACAAGAGATATGAGAGATATCCTTGTACCTGCTATAACTTCTGCGCCAGAACTTACCCTTTACCCTGGCAACGCAAGAATCAAAGACCCTCGCCCTGTAGCTCCTTGTATTTTCAATTGTCCAAATTCTGTACCTGCCCAAGGGTATATCCGAAGGGTAGCAGAAGGACGGTACGAAGAAGCATACCAATTGATAATGTCTAAATCTCCGTTACAATCAATTTGTGGCAAGATTTGCGACTACCCTTGTGAATCTGCATGTACAAGAGGGCTGAAAGATGAACCGATAATGATAAGAGAGATAAAACGGTTTGTTCTGAATATGGCAGAAGAGAAAGGCTGGAAACCAAATATTTTGAATAAAAAAGGGACACCGAAGCAAGACAAAGTTGCGGTGGTGGGTTCTGGTCCTGCTGGGATTGCTACTGCATTTGACCTTGCACGAGCTGGGTATAAGGTAACTATTTTTGAAGCTGCTCCAAAGGCAGGCGGGATGTTACGTTACGGGATTCCTGCGTTTAGGTTAAACGATGAAGAACTGGATAAAGAAATTGATACGTTGTTAAACTTGGGTGTAGAGATAAAAACAGAGATGGTTATGGAGAAAGATTTTACTGTGCAATCCCTTAAAGATAAAGGTTACAAATCTGTGTTTATAGGTATAGGAGCTCAAAAAGGCACAAAACTTAATGTCCCCGGCGAAACAAACTCTAAAGGATGTATGGATGCAGTATCTTTTTTGAAAGACCCTCATTCAAAGAAAGAGAATGTTGAAGGTAAACGGGTGGCAGTGATAGGTGGCGGGTTTACGGCTGTTGATGCAGCCAGAACAGCGTTAAGATTAGGTGCTGCAGAAGTTTTTATTTTATACAGACGAACCCGGGATGAGATGCCCGCAACAGAGCAAGAAGTTTGGGAAGCAGAAGAAGAAGGCGTAAAGATTATGTACCTTGCAGCACCTGTCGAAATAGTCTCAGAAGAAGGTTGTTTGAAAGGTATCAGACTTGTTAATTATATCCTTGAAGAAAAAGTTGATATAAGCGGTCGCAGAAGACCTATTGAGGTATGTGGGACTGAATTTATTCTTAGGGCTGAATGTTTGATAACTGCTCTTGGGCAATGGGTAGAAGCAGGTACTCTACCTGTAGACGAAAAGGGTTACATAAAGGCTGACCCTTTAACCTGTGCGGTTGACATTGAAGGAGTCTACGCTGGCGGTGATTGTGTGTCTGGTCCTGCTGATGTTATTCAAGCTATTGCTATGGGTAAAAGGGCTGCTGTCTCTATAGATAAGTTTCTTTCTGGTGAAGAAAAAGCGTTTTTAGAGTATGCACCTGTTGACATAGAAGCTGATAAAGAGAGGGTTCTTCTTTTACACGGTAAAGAACCGAGAGCTTGGAGACCTAAAATAGAGAATCGACCTGCTTTAGAAAGGGCAAAAGATTTTGATGGTTATGCTCCTGTTTTAACAGAAGAACAGGCGGTCAAAGAAGCGTCTCGTTGTCTTGCTTGTGGTTGTGGTGCAGGGTGCGAAATATGCGTTGAGTTGTGTAAGATGTTTGCTAACAAACTTGATGATAACGGCAGGATATATGTTGATGAAGAAAAATGTGTAGCTTGCGGTATGTGTATACAGAGGTGCCCCAACAAAACCCTTGAGATGATACAGACTGACGATAAACCGATTTAA
- a CDS encoding SDR family NAD(P)-dependent oxidoreductase, which produces MMKAEEKLKGMFSLEGKTAVITGAGGVIFGTVARGLAELGVKVSVLDLRLEEAEKTASDINAKGGEAFAVAVDVLNQESVTKAYQSVVEKFGRVDILINGAGGNHPKAITNKESGVFFHNLSPEGIKFVFDLNILGTVLPSLVFVQKMIEQKEGVIINTSSMSADTPLSRTLAYSAAKAAVSNFTRWLAADLAMNHSPLIRVNEIRPGFFPTLQNADLISKTPGVLKESRGADILGGTPMGRYGKPEEILGGIVYLCSPSASFTTGSSLAIDGGYGSFSGV; this is translated from the coding sequence ATGATGAAAGCAGAAGAAAAACTTAAAGGTATGTTTTCTCTTGAAGGGAAAACTGCTGTAATTACAGGAGCAGGTGGAGTTATATTTGGAACTGTTGCAAGAGGGCTTGCGGAATTAGGAGTGAAGGTATCAGTGTTGGACCTTCGTCTTGAAGAAGCAGAAAAAACTGCTTCAGATATTAACGCAAAAGGTGGAGAGGCTTTTGCTGTAGCAGTAGACGTTCTCAACCAAGAAAGCGTTACAAAAGCTTACCAGTCTGTTGTTGAAAAGTTTGGTAGGGTAGATATTCTTATCAACGGTGCAGGTGGAAACCACCCCAAAGCTATCACCAATAAAGAGTCAGGTGTTTTTTTCCATAACCTTTCCCCTGAAGGTATCAAGTTTGTGTTTGACCTAAACATACTTGGAACAGTACTTCCTTCTTTGGTTTTTGTGCAGAAGATGATAGAACAGAAAGAAGGTGTTATTATAAACACTTCTTCAATGAGCGCTGACACTCCTCTCTCAAGAACCTTAGCATACTCTGCAGCAAAAGCTGCTGTTAGTAATTTTACACGGTGGTTGGCAGCTGATTTAGCAATGAACCATTCTCCGTTAATTAGAGTTAATGAAATTAGACCAGGGTTTTTCCCTACTCTTCAGAACGCAGATTTAATTAGTAAAACTCCGGGCGTTCTTAAAGAGAGCAGAGGTGCAGATATTTTAGGCGGAACTCCAATGGGTAGATACGGTAAACCAGAAGAAATTCTTGGCGGTATAGTATATTTATGCTCACCATCAGCTTCTTTTACCACTGGTAGTAGTCTGGCTATAGATGGAGGGTATGGCTCTTTCAGTGGGGTTTAA
- a CDS encoding Gfo/Idh/MocA family oxidoreductase yields MNKKIKVGIVGSKFAADFHADSYKRNNMVEITSVAAIDNLEEFSAKWNIPRVYTDYKEMFAKEELDLISVCVPNFLHHPVVMAAAEAGKNVLCEKPLATNTKDAREMVETCKKKGVKLFYAEDWTFAPALRRAEEIVKEGGIGTSLYVKAKECHNGTHSPFAKNKETCGGGSLIHLGIHPVGWVLQFLGDGGKNKVVEVFAMCTSGSENNFVHKDNSGEDFGMGMMTFEQGQRAFVEGNYITVGGMNDIVEIYGTTGNIKVELTFGSPLKVYSQNGYSYVMEKADTTQGWTAPAVDEFYNLGYVEELAYAVDCIANNKEIIYGCSPELGLACIEIIEAMYESNEKGTVIKGRWG; encoded by the coding sequence ATGAATAAAAAAATAAAAGTGGGTATTGTGGGCTCAAAGTTTGCGGCAGATTTTCATGCAGATAGTTACAAACGAAACAATATGGTAGAAATAACATCTGTAGCAGCTATAGATAACCTTGAAGAGTTTTCTGCTAAATGGAATATTCCAAGAGTCTATACCGATTATAAAGAAATGTTTGCAAAAGAAGAACTCGATTTAATCTCTGTTTGTGTACCAAATTTTCTTCATCATCCTGTGGTAATGGCTGCCGCCGAAGCAGGTAAAAACGTTTTATGTGAAAAACCTCTTGCAACAAACACAAAAGATGCTCGTGAGATGGTTGAAACCTGTAAAAAGAAAGGTGTTAAACTCTTTTATGCTGAAGACTGGACTTTTGCTCCAGCGTTACGTAGAGCAGAAGAGATAGTTAAAGAAGGAGGTATTGGAACCTCTCTATATGTTAAAGCTAAAGAATGTCATAACGGTACCCACAGCCCTTTTGCTAAGAATAAGGAGACCTGTGGTGGTGGTAGCCTTATACATTTAGGGATACATCCTGTAGGGTGGGTGCTTCAATTTCTTGGAGATGGCGGAAAAAATAAAGTGGTAGAGGTTTTCGCTATGTGTACAAGTGGTAGCGAAAATAATTTTGTACACAAAGATAATAGTGGCGAAGATTTTGGTATGGGTATGATGACTTTTGAGCAAGGGCAACGCGCTTTTGTTGAAGGTAACTATATAACAGTTGGCGGTATGAATGATATTGTTGAAATATACGGGACAACTGGAAACATTAAAGTTGAGTTGACTTTTGGGTCTCCTCTAAAAGTATATAGCCAGAACGGTTATTCTTATGTAATGGAAAAGGCAGACACAACCCAAGGTTGGACAGCTCCAGCTGTTGACGAGTTTTATAATCTTGGATATGTGGAAGAACTTGCTTATGCGGTAGATTGTATCGCTAACAATAAAGAGATTATATATGGTTGTAGCCCTGAACTTGGGTTGGCATGTATTGAAATTATTGAGGCTATGTATGAGTCTAACGAAAAAGGGACTGTTATAAAAGGTCGGTGGGGATAA
- a CDS encoding OmpH family outer membrane protein: MSNVLKEKKTANLLLIALIFVLGIIFLLTAGNKIVGKSVSIASADFERIMGEHPAFKQAMVKFQRESEAVQKEFAKLGGESKVEEQQKLYMQLQQLAGQLQEEAMSKVLEDVQRIAKSKGYNYVLDKKSLLVGGRDITGEILSEMKEAEKPDTETSLLPMIPVK; encoded by the coding sequence ATGTCAAACGTATTGAAGGAAAAAAAGACTGCTAATTTGTTGCTGATTGCGTTAATATTTGTTCTGGGAATAATATTTCTACTCACAGCCGGCAACAAAATTGTTGGTAAATCTGTGTCAATTGCATCAGCTGATTTTGAACGTATTATGGGTGAACACCCTGCATTTAAACAAGCAATGGTAAAATTTCAGCGTGAATCAGAAGCTGTTCAAAAAGAATTTGCTAAACTGGGCGGAGAATCAAAGGTGGAAGAACAACAAAAGTTGTATATGCAACTTCAACAACTTGCAGGACAACTACAAGAAGAAGCTATGTCAAAAGTCTTGGAAGATGTGCAGAGAATAGCTAAAAGTAAAGGATACAACTACGTACTTGATAAAAAAAGCCTTCTTGTTGGAGGTAGAGATATTACTGGTGAGATATTAAGCGAAATGAAAGAGGCAGAGAAACCAGACACAGAAACCTCTCTGTTACCAATGATTCCAGTCAAATAA
- a CDS encoding heparinase II/III-family protein, with translation MKKIIGFYFLLSLFVINSWAETPLLEKISTYKDVFEKARRVYLRDKTVDTSFAHRREIIYSQAQTYFRQALELAKNDKEKIEAILAIGEMQLYDRNETDFSGIRKEFERLLTFSTLTSKQKGEAYLVIGETYVGEANWEEARTYFKKAKEIGLVAPARLATAISYIKERNYPAGRRELILLIEEKPSNTQINFIAKSYLYSIDILPSISMERPRLFLNRTLWSTIKKRAIEEEKDYFNRLKKQVEVLEMWQIKQGDFGVNLLTAAFIYKVTEDPLILEKIKAMFRVTLDYYLSRKSDGIRAYSRIATSTTLDWMWEYLTPQERQSFASDLLRYAYGMYLEDKIQLRIDLQPWYYTQNMFWYTGLALIDKELSEPDYFRALTLLGQGYHCNVNIFKHILDMSGDDGAWHLKPDYAFAHISTFLWTFAHTWHSAMDREVPAEWVHILNPDYALRNFLGFEGNMIRHFGYARSWGTKTNSPTLYYDLMNHSIHFFYKSNPDYASIAGHLKKRIEKQCEAHIKYDPEIYTGIFPINKFLLTGIDSAPAPAIPKGMPIARHFEDGGLVLMSSGFGEEDTYVLFSAGGGKISSDDYDTTHFSIYKQGDLALDSGSGNLGEHTAKYARQTVAHNGVLIHLPGENNYGGQDRITQFAKVLAFETSPYFSYVATDATGTYNPNKCKEMVRQFIYLNPNHFIVFDRVVSSKAEYKKEWLLHTSNQPEIIGNEFKAEQGEGRIFCRTLYPLDAVVEKIGGEGKEFWVDGKNWAPTAYLTRLNMKGSSATDTLGRWRVEVSPKVAKEEDSFLHFIQVSDKTIENMSESRVSEKQGVFTVLFTYGDFNYEITVNKTGDIGGHIKIKEKNRIVVDRPLADNIMAQKELALQQ, from the coding sequence ATGAAAAAAATTATAGGTTTCTATTTTTTATTATCTCTTTTTGTTATAAACAGTTGGGCAGAAACTCCTTTATTAGAGAAAATTTCTACATATAAGGACGTTTTTGAAAAAGCTCGCAGGGTCTATCTGCGAGACAAGACTGTTGACACGTCTTTTGCTCACCGCAGAGAGATTATATATTCCCAAGCGCAAACATATTTTCGCCAAGCCCTTGAGTTGGCAAAAAACGATAAAGAAAAAATTGAAGCTATCCTTGCTATTGGAGAGATGCAGTTATATGATAGGAACGAAACAGACTTTTCTGGTATAAGAAAAGAATTTGAACGGTTGTTGACATTTTCTACTCTCACCTCTAAACAAAAAGGAGAAGCGTATCTTGTAATAGGGGAGACTTATGTTGGAGAAGCAAACTGGGAAGAAGCAAGAACATACTTCAAAAAAGCCAAAGAGATAGGTCTTGTTGCGCCCGCAAGATTGGCAACCGCTATATCTTATATCAAAGAAAGGAATTATCCCGCAGGGCGCAGAGAACTTATTCTGCTTATTGAAGAAAAACCTTCCAACACTCAGATAAACTTTATAGCAAAATCTTACCTATACTCAATAGACATTCTTCCTTCTATAAGTATGGAACGCCCCCGTCTTTTTCTTAATAGAACGCTTTGGTCTACTATAAAAAAGAGAGCTATAGAAGAAGAGAAAGATTATTTTAACCGTTTAAAAAAACAGGTTGAAGTTCTTGAAATGTGGCAGATAAAGCAAGGAGATTTTGGAGTAAATCTTTTAACTGCGGCTTTTATTTACAAAGTAACAGAAGACCCTCTTATCCTTGAGAAAATAAAGGCGATGTTTCGGGTAACACTCGATTATTATTTAAGCCGTAAATCTGATGGTATACGCGCTTACTCAAGAATAGCTACTTCAACTACTTTAGATTGGATGTGGGAATATTTAACCCCTCAAGAAAGGCAATCTTTTGCTTCAGATTTATTAAGGTATGCTTATGGAATGTATCTTGAAGATAAAATACAACTGCGGATAGACCTCCAACCGTGGTATTATACTCAGAATATGTTCTGGTATACAGGACTTGCTCTTATAGATAAAGAGTTAAGCGAACCTGACTATTTTCGTGCTTTGACATTATTAGGTCAAGGGTACCATTGTAATGTTAACATTTTTAAGCATATCTTAGATATGTCTGGCGACGATGGAGCTTGGCATCTTAAACCTGATTACGCTTTTGCGCATATCTCAACATTTTTATGGACTTTTGCTCATACGTGGCATTCTGCAATGGATAGAGAGGTGCCTGCAGAATGGGTACATATACTTAACCCTGATTATGCGTTAAGAAATTTTCTTGGGTTTGAAGGCAATATGATACGCCATTTTGGGTACGCACGTTCGTGGGGAACAAAAACAAATAGTCCTACTTTATATTATGATCTAATGAACCATTCTATACATTTTTTTTATAAATCAAACCCTGATTACGCTTCTATAGCTGGACATTTAAAAAAACGGATAGAAAAACAGTGTGAAGCACATATAAAATATGACCCTGAAATATATACAGGCATATTCCCTATTAACAAATTCCTTTTAACAGGTATTGATTCCGCACCGGCTCCTGCTATTCCTAAAGGAATGCCTATAGCACGCCATTTTGAAGATGGTGGTCTTGTTCTTATGTCCTCAGGGTTTGGCGAAGAAGATACCTACGTTCTTTTTTCTGCAGGAGGTGGAAAAATTAGTTCAGACGATTATGACACAACACATTTTAGTATATATAAACAGGGAGATTTAGCTCTCGACAGTGGTTCTGGCAACCTTGGGGAGCATACAGCAAAATATGCTCGCCAAACAGTAGCTCATAATGGGGTGCTTATACATTTACCAGGTGAAAACAATTATGGTGGTCAGGATCGGATAACACAGTTTGCAAAAGTACTTGCCTTTGAAACAAGTCCTTATTTTAGTTATGTAGCAACAGATGCTACCGGTACATACAATCCCAACAAATGTAAAGAGATGGTCAGACAGTTTATATACCTGAACCCTAACCATTTTATTGTGTTTGATAGGGTTGTTTCTTCTAAAGCTGAATATAAAAAAGAATGGCTTTTACATACATCAAACCAACCAGAAATTATAGGGAACGAATTTAAAGCAGAACAAGGTGAAGGTCGTATATTCTGCCGTACTTTATATCCTTTAGATGCAGTTGTAGAGAAAATTGGTGGAGAAGGGAAAGAGTTTTGGGTAGACGGAAAAAATTGGGCGCCTACCGCATATCTAACAAGGCTGAATATGAAAGGAAGTAGTGCTACTGATACATTAGGGAGATGGAGAGTGGAAGTAAGCCCTAAGGTAGCAAAAGAAGAAGACTCTTTCCTACATTTTATACAGGTATCTGATAAAACAATTGAAAATATGTCAGAAAGCAGAGTATCTGAGAAACAAGGTGTTTTTACAGTCTTGTTTACCTATGGGGATTTCAATTATGAGATAACAGTAAATAAGACAGGAGACATAGGTGGTCACATAAAAATTAAAGAAAAGAACAGAATAGTTGTTGACCGCCCATTAGCCGATAATATAATGGCTCAAAAAGAGCTTGCTTTACAACAATAA
- a CDS encoding carbon-nitrogen hydrolase family protein: MSQKVTISNISMAPPRTDTTRTIQEIVEGMISHIGYKLENVLPNRPDLIVLPEHCDTPANLNEKMSKEYDEVKGEQFLNFFKDISKKYNTYIAYSAGRKDKNGDWRNSTVIIDRTGGIAGEYNKNHLVITENTRDKTLYGTEAPIIQCDFGTVACVICFDLNFTDLLYKYAKLRPDILIFSSAYHGGLMQAYWAYACRAYFVGALKGGLGTILSPVGNIVASTTNYYDFVTATVNLDCCLVHISGHSSKFRAMKKKYGEGVTVYDPGHLGCVLIANNIEGITIKDIIQEFDIELLDQYFARSLKHRNENTK; the protein is encoded by the coding sequence ATGTCACAAAAAGTTACAATAAGTAATATTAGTATGGCTCCTCCAAGAACAGATACTACCAGAACAATTCAAGAGATAGTGGAAGGGATGATCTCTCATATTGGTTATAAATTAGAGAATGTACTTCCCAACAGACCCGACCTTATAGTATTACCTGAACATTGTGATACTCCTGCGAACCTTAATGAGAAGATGTCTAAAGAATATGATGAAGTGAAAGGAGAACAGTTTCTCAATTTTTTTAAAGATATATCTAAAAAATATAACACATATATTGCTTATTCTGCAGGCAGGAAAGATAAGAACGGGGATTGGAGAAATTCTACCGTTATAATAGATAGAACTGGAGGTATTGCAGGAGAATATAATAAAAACCATTTAGTTATTACTGAAAACACAAGAGATAAAACTCTTTACGGGACTGAAGCGCCTATTATTCAATGCGATTTTGGAACTGTTGCGTGTGTTATATGTTTTGACCTAAATTTTACCGACCTGTTATATAAATATGCCAAATTAAGACCTGATATACTGATATTCTCTTCTGCTTACCACGGAGGATTGATGCAGGCATATTGGGCTTATGCTTGTCGTGCCTATTTTGTTGGAGCGCTGAAAGGAGGGTTGGGAACAATTCTTTCTCCTGTAGGGAATATCGTTGCTTCAACTACCAACTACTATGATTTTGTAACCGCAACAGTGAACCTTGATTGTTGCCTTGTACATATCTCAGGACATTCAAGCAAATTTAGGGCAATGAAAAAGAAGTATGGTGAAGGTGTAACAGTTTATGACCCTGGACATTTAGGTTGTGTGTTGATTGCAAACAATATAGAAGGGATAACTATTAAAGATATTATTCAAGAATTTGATATAGAGTTGTTAGACCAATATTTTGCAAGGTCACTGAAACATCGTAACGAAAATACCAAATAA
- a CDS encoding C-terminal binding protein encodes MKFKIVIADDRYYPDYEAEQKVLAPLNAEVVTVQSNTASDILNASRDADGLIVNLPPITSEIINGLEKCRIISRYGVGYDNVDVSTATEKGIWVANVPDYCGDDVSDQAMGLFLSCVRKVAQRDRNIRAGIWDVKSTSPEYRIKDKTFVFFGYGMIARVVHRKLKGFELGRVLVYDPYVEDSIISDAGGEKVDLETALREGDYFSVHMPVTEKTQKMFNEVIFSKMKPTAIFINTSRGAVVDEKALYRALKEGWIDSAGLDVFEQEPISRDNPLLSLDNITLSDHVGFYTEESMLELKTKAAQNVKEVLLGGKPTYPINKV; translated from the coding sequence ATGAAATTTAAGATAGTTATTGCTGATGATCGGTATTATCCTGACTATGAAGCTGAACAAAAGGTTTTAGCGCCTCTAAACGCTGAGGTTGTTACTGTCCAAAGCAATACGGCATCAGATATACTTAATGCAAGTAGAGATGCGGACGGTTTGATAGTAAATCTACCACCGATAACATCAGAGATAATAAACGGGTTAGAAAAATGTCGTATTATTTCTCGATACGGAGTAGGTTATGATAATGTAGATGTTTCTACAGCAACAGAAAAAGGTATATGGGTTGCGAATGTCCCTGACTATTGCGGTGACGATGTATCTGACCAGGCAATGGGGTTGTTTCTTTCTTGCGTAAGAAAGGTGGCTCAAAGAGATAGGAATATAAGAGCGGGTATATGGGATGTAAAATCAACATCTCCTGAGTATAGAATTAAAGATAAAACCTTCGTTTTTTTTGGTTATGGAATGATTGCACGGGTTGTTCATCGTAAATTGAAAGGATTTGAATTAGGCAGAGTACTTGTTTATGACCCTTATGTTGAAGATTCTATTATATCTGATGCAGGAGGAGAAAAAGTTGATTTGGAAACAGCGCTAAGAGAAGGAGACTATTTCTCGGTACATATGCCTGTTACAGAAAAGACACAAAAAATGTTTAACGAGGTTATATTTAGTAAAATGAAACCGACTGCAATTTTTATCAACACCTCAAGAGGTGCTGTTGTTGATGAGAAAGCTCTTTATAGGGCATTAAAAGAAGGTTGGATAGATAGTGCTGGGTTAGATGTTTTTGAACAAGAACCGATTAGTAGAGATAATCCATTGTTATCTTTAGACAATATTACTCTTTCAGACCATGTAGGGTTTTATACAGAAGAATCTATGCTTGAGTTAAAAACTAAAGCTGCTCAAAATGTGAAAGAGGTACTACTCGGCGGAAAACCCACGTACCCTATTAATAAGGTATAA
- a CDS encoding bifunctional 4-hydroxy-2-oxoglutarate aldolase/2-dehydro-3-deoxy-phosphogluconate aldolase has product MMEISKKIEEFGIVPVIKIDRAEDAVPLARALAKGGLPLIEITFRTDAAEESIQRISKEVPEMLLGAGTVLTTEQVDRAVESGASFIVSPGINPSVVKHCLSRKIPIFPGIATPSEIETALELGLKVLKFFPAEALGGLNILKALSGPYGQVKFMPLGGVNPNNMNQYLAFKKVAAVGGTWLAKDDVIKAGDFDKITALAEEAVNTMLGFEFAHIGINASDAEASLKATKLFSSIFNFPLKEGNSSNFAGSGIEVNKSKGLGTNGHIAISTNSIFRAIANFERKGILVDHSTTKKDSKGEVVAVYLKEEIAGFAVHLLQKK; this is encoded by the coding sequence ATAATGGAAATTTCTAAAAAAATAGAAGAGTTTGGGATAGTGCCAGTTATAAAAATTGATAGAGCAGAAGATGCTGTACCTCTTGCACGTGCATTGGCAAAAGGTGGGCTACCTCTTATTGAGATAACTTTTCGTACAGATGCAGCTGAGGAATCTATTCAACGTATTTCAAAAGAGGTTCCTGAAATGTTGCTCGGTGCTGGTACAGTTTTAACTACTGAACAGGTTGATAGAGCTGTAGAATCTGGAGCTTCATTTATAGTATCTCCCGGTATCAACCCATCGGTAGTAAAACATTGTCTTTCAAGAAAAATCCCTATTTTCCCAGGCATAGCAACGCCTTCAGAAATAGAGACAGCTCTTGAACTGGGCTTAAAAGTATTAAAGTTTTTCCCGGCAGAAGCTTTAGGTGGGCTTAATATATTAAAAGCATTAAGTGGACCATACGGACAGGTAAAATTTATGCCTTTAGGAGGAGTTAATCCTAACAATATGAACCAATACCTTGCCTTTAAAAAAGTTGCTGCAGTTGGTGGTACCTGGTTAGCTAAAGACGATGTAATAAAAGCAGGTGATTTTGATAAAATAACAGCACTTGCAGAAGAAGCGGTCAACACTATGCTCGGTTTTGAGTTTGCTCACATTGGAATCAATGCTTCTGATGCAGAAGCCTCTCTTAAGGCTACAAAACTTTTTTCATCAATCTTTAACTTCCCTCTCAAAGAAGGTAACAGTTCTAACTTTGCCGGCTCAGGAATAGAGGTAAATAAGAGTAAAGGACTTGGCACTAACGGGCATATAGCCATATCTACCAACTCTATTTTTAGAGCAATCGCTAATTTTGAAAGGAAAGGAATATTGGTTGACCACTCTACAACAAAAAAAGATTCTAAAGGAGAAGTAGTCGCAGTTTATCTAAAAGAAGAGATTGCAGGGTTTGCTGTTCATCTTCTTCAAAAGAAGTAA